From one Cyanobacterium stanieri PCC 7202 genomic stretch:
- a CDS encoding glycosyl transferase group 1 (PFAM: Starch synthase catalytic domain; Glycosyl transferases group 1~COGs: COG0438 Glycosyltransferase~InterPro IPR001296~KEGG: mar:MAE_59160 glycosyl transferase~PFAM: glycosyl transferase group 1~SPTR: Probable glycosyl transferase), with protein MKILVLAWEFPPRIVGGIARHVAELYPEIVKLDHDIHLITVEFGSAPAYEQVEGIKIHRVPVAPHDHFFDWVHNMNRSMQHQAHKLINHIGTFDLIHAHDWLVAESAIALKHQYKIPLVATIHATEYGRHNGIHNHSQAYVSSQEGNLIYNAWRVIVCSSYMREEVHRAFNCPWDKIDIVYNGIRAEKKQHPPHFDKQAFRRQYAADDEKIVYYVGRMTYEKGIQVLLNAAPQILRATGYKAKFIIIGGGDTSNIKAQAARLGIWDRCYFTGFMSDEDLNKFQTIADCAVFPSLYEPFGIVALESFASRVPVVVSNTGGLPEVVQHEKTGITTYANDYNSLAWGILQVLQNPDYAKILVANAYQDLKDRFRWSDLAKQTVAVYTHILKERRSVTWH; from the coding sequence GTGAAAATACTGGTACTAGCATGGGAATTTCCGCCGAGAATAGTAGGGGGTATTGCTCGTCATGTAGCAGAATTATATCCTGAAATTGTTAAGTTAGACCATGACATTCATCTTATCACTGTGGAGTTTGGTAGCGCCCCTGCCTATGAACAGGTAGAAGGAATCAAGATTCATCGTGTGCCTGTGGCACCCCATGATCATTTTTTTGATTGGGTACATAATATGAATCGAAGTATGCAACATCAAGCCCACAAATTAATTAATCATATTGGTACTTTTGATCTAATTCATGCCCATGATTGGTTGGTAGCCGAAAGTGCGATCGCCCTTAAACATCAGTATAAAATACCTTTAGTAGCCACCATCCACGCCACGGAATACGGCAGACACAACGGCATCCATAACCATAGCCAAGCCTATGTATCTAGTCAGGAAGGCAATTTAATCTATAACGCATGGCGAGTAATTGTCTGTAGTAGTTATATGCGCGAAGAAGTCCATCGAGCTTTTAACTGTCCTTGGGATAAAATTGATATTGTGTATAACGGCATTCGGGCGGAAAAAAAACAACATCCCCCCCATTTTGATAAACAAGCATTTCGCCGTCAATATGCCGCCGATGATGAAAAGATAGTTTACTACGTGGGTAGGATGACTTATGAAAAGGGTATTCAAGTATTATTAAATGCCGCTCCCCAAATTTTACGAGCCACAGGCTATAAAGCCAAATTTATCATTATTGGTGGTGGTGATACCAGTAATATCAAAGCCCAAGCCGCTAGATTAGGAATTTGGGATCGATGTTATTTTACAGGGTTTATGTCTGATGAAGATCTCAATAAATTTCAAACCATCGCTGACTGTGCAGTTTTTCCTAGTTTATACGAACCTTTTGGCATTGTTGCCCTCGAAAGTTTTGCCTCTCGGGTGCCTGTGGTGGTTTCTAATACGGGGGGATTGCCAGAGGTGGTACAACACGAGAAAACAGGTATCACTACCTATGCCAATGATTATAATTCCCTTGCTTGGGGAATTTTACAAGTGTTGCAAAACCCAGACTATGCCAAAATTTTGGTAGCTAATGCTTATCAAGATTTAAAAGACAGGTTTAGGTGGAGTGACTTGGCAAAACAAACTGTGGCAGTTTATACTCACATTTTAAAAGAGCGTCGCTCAGTTACGTGGCATTAA
- a CDS encoding Radical SAM domain protein (PFAM: Radical SAM superfamily~TIGRFAM: radical SAM additional 4Fe4S-binding domain~COGs: COG0641 Arylsulfatase regulator (Fe-S oxidoreductase)~InterPro IPR007197:IPR000385~KEGG: cyn:Cyan7425_1758 radical SAM domain protein~PFAM: Radical SAM domain protein~SPTR: Radical SAM domain protein) — protein MYFVIKLSKLCNLRCEYCYEYDELGNKEKMSLEQLESFFAHVADYFQQQEFSPEFVFHGGEPLLLPEHYFRDFCSLQEKYLTQRGISFRNSLQTNLVHLSDRTLDLLEELNISLGVSFDVFGGQRIDIKGKDSRDQVVDNLQKLIDRKIPFGVINVVHALNIDYILNTYHFFNNLGITYRMLPVSNSVEPSERMKPLMIDSEQILEAYKAVTLEQFKNPSHIRIYPLWDYFIAAVRYLLDRNIRRFNPSKREWVTIVNLNGDLYNYGEAYLPEGYMGNIFDNSLTDILNSPEHNQTIIRREMRMETCRSCPFDQKCHQIPIAEMQGSDRTYDTQGNLQCTVAKPMIEFMIEQIQKSPQAQAILELYSTIPRGLELTFDAKINV, from the coding sequence ATGTATTTTGTTATTAAATTAAGTAAATTATGTAATTTACGCTGTGAATATTGTTATGAATATGATGAATTGGGAAATAAGGAAAAAATGTCATTGGAGCAATTAGAATCCTTTTTTGCCCATGTTGCGGACTATTTTCAACAGCAAGAATTTTCCCCTGAATTTGTTTTTCATGGGGGAGAACCTTTATTATTACCCGAGCATTATTTTCGTGATTTTTGTAGTCTTCAGGAAAAGTATTTAACCCAGCGGGGGATTTCTTTTCGTAATAGTTTACAAACTAATTTAGTTCATCTGAGCGATCGCACCTTAGATTTATTAGAGGAGTTAAATATATCATTGGGGGTATCCTTTGATGTATTTGGCGGACAAAGGATTGATATAAAAGGAAAAGACTCTCGAGATCAAGTGGTAGATAATTTACAAAAATTAATAGATCGAAAAATCCCTTTTGGGGTGATAAATGTCGTTCATGCCCTCAACATAGACTATATCTTAAACACTTATCATTTTTTCAACAATCTAGGGATTACTTATCGTATGCTACCAGTTTCTAATAGTGTAGAACCTTCCGAGCGAATGAAACCCCTGATGATTGATAGTGAGCAAATTCTCGAAGCATATAAAGCCGTAACCCTAGAACAATTTAAAAATCCTAGTCATATTCGTATTTATCCTCTCTGGGATTATTTTATCGCAGCGGTGCGCTATCTCTTAGATCGCAATATTCGTCGTTTTAACCCCTCCAAAAGGGAATGGGTAACTATTGTTAATCTTAACGGTGATTTGTATAACTACGGAGAGGCATATCTACCCGAAGGATATATGGGTAATATCTTTGATAACTCCCTAACTGATATTCTCAATTCTCCAGAACATAATCAAACCATCATCAGAAGAGAAATGAGAATGGAAACCTGTCGCAGTTGTCCATTTGATCAAAAATGCCATCAAATTCCCATTGCCGAAATGCAAGGGAGCGATCGCACCTACGACACCCAAGGCAACTTACAATGTACAGTGGCGAAACCTATGATCGAATTTATGATCGAACAAATCCAAAAATCACCCCAAGCCCAGGCTATTTTGGAGTTATATTCCACCATCCCCAGAGGTTTAGAATTAACTTTTGATGCAAAAATCAATGTTTAA
- a CDS encoding hypothetical protein (KEGG: fgr:FG03921.1 hypothetical protein~SPTR: Von Willebrand factor, type A), which produces MSKQNIKNKGKTAIIIASVTGLTVAGGSGLLHQLTSVLDSVMVSSAHAQIREIDPAIRTRAVPLDNILRQTGGNSIAVQDGRAIVLFDGGRQTPLQDGAYTNNNIIFTVENGIVTSCDGCGGDDGGDDEPLWLQYCPGGRCPDEPEGEIMPRGNVRDSLNQVTPTEPMIEPNDRITPQRDLPGLPNRSLPERSF; this is translated from the coding sequence ATGTCTAAACAAAACATCAAAAACAAAGGGAAAACTGCCATTATTATCGCCTCTGTTACAGGTTTAACTGTCGCAGGAGGAAGTGGTTTGCTTCATCAGTTGACCAGCGTTTTAGATAGCGTAATGGTTTCTTCTGCCCATGCCCAAATTAGAGAGATTGACCCGGCAATTCGCACTCGTGCAGTTCCCTTAGATAATATTTTGAGACAAACTGGGGGAAATAGTATCGCTGTACAAGATGGAAGGGCGATCGTTCTTTTTGACGGTGGCAGACAAACACCCTTACAAGATGGTGCTTATACCAACAATAACATCATTTTCACCGTTGAAAATGGTATCGTCACTAGCTGTGATGGTTGTGGTGGAGACGATGGCGGAGATGATGAACCCCTCTGGCTTCAATATTGCCCTGGGGGACGTTGTCCTGATGAACCCGAAGGGGAAATTATGCCCAGAGGAAATGTCAGAGATTCTCTAAATCAGGTGACTCCTACAGAGCCGATGATTGAACCGAATGATCGCATTACCCCACAGCGTGATTTGCCCGGATTGCCCAATAGAAGCCTCCCTGAACGATCCTTTTAA